From the Amycolatopsis thermoflava N1165 genome, one window contains:
- a CDS encoding amidase: MIHTVTDAAAALRAGATTSVALTEAAIAAADRHDAEIGTYLHRLDDYALERAAEADAELARGVDRGPLHGIPFGVKDIIAMAEGPTTAQSLVLDPAWGAGRDAPVVARLKAAGAVITGKTSTMEFACGMPDDTKPFPVPRNPWNPDTWPGGSSSGTGSGVAAGMFLAGLGTDTAGSIRIPAAFCGVSGLMPTFGRVPKSGCVPLGYSLDHIGPLARSARDCAAVLEVLAGLDTSDPDCVDAPFSAPAFDGDLSGLRVGVVREGHFPDHADPALTGAFDAAVAVLAEQGATVVEVTLPYWHEMITADMVTMGCEALAYHRNDLAGRWGDYYAATRAMLVTGAMASGADYVQAQRVRRVAQDALARLFETVDVIAAPTAAVGAPTFDSITTPGGGVDVSELFSLIFTPYWDSVGNPVLAVPMGFTADGMPLSLQLAGPAFGEAAILRAGDAFQQSTDWHLRVPRPAGVAAA, translated from the coding sequence ATGATCCACACCGTCACCGACGCCGCCGCCGCGCTGCGGGCCGGCGCCACCACGTCCGTCGCGCTCACCGAAGCGGCCATCGCGGCCGCCGACCGCCACGACGCGGAGATCGGCACCTACCTGCACCGGCTCGACGACTACGCGCTCGAGCGCGCCGCTGAGGCCGACGCCGAACTGGCCCGCGGTGTGGACCGCGGCCCGCTGCACGGGATCCCGTTCGGCGTGAAGGACATCATCGCGATGGCCGAGGGCCCGACGACCGCGCAAAGCCTGGTGCTCGACCCGGCGTGGGGCGCGGGCCGGGACGCGCCCGTCGTCGCCCGGCTCAAGGCCGCGGGCGCGGTCATCACGGGCAAGACCTCGACGATGGAGTTCGCCTGCGGGATGCCGGACGACACCAAGCCGTTCCCCGTGCCGCGCAACCCGTGGAACCCGGACACCTGGCCCGGCGGGTCCAGCTCCGGCACCGGCAGCGGGGTCGCGGCCGGGATGTTCCTGGCCGGGCTGGGCACCGACACCGCGGGCAGCATCCGCATCCCGGCCGCGTTCTGCGGGGTCAGCGGCCTGATGCCGACGTTCGGCCGGGTGCCGAAGTCCGGGTGCGTGCCGCTGGGCTACAGCCTCGACCACATCGGACCGCTGGCGCGCTCCGCGCGGGACTGCGCCGCGGTGCTGGAGGTGCTGGCCGGTCTGGACACCAGCGACCCGGACTGCGTGGACGCGCCGTTCAGCGCGCCCGCCTTCGACGGCGACCTGTCCGGCCTGCGCGTCGGCGTGGTGCGCGAGGGGCACTTCCCGGACCACGCGGATCCCGCGCTGACCGGCGCGTTCGACGCGGCCGTCGCGGTGCTCGCCGAGCAGGGCGCGACGGTCGTCGAGGTCACGCTGCCGTACTGGCACGAGATGATCACCGCGGACATGGTGACCATGGGTTGCGAGGCGCTGGCCTACCACCGTAACGACCTCGCCGGCCGCTGGGGCGACTACTACGCGGCCACGCGCGCGATGCTGGTGACCGGGGCGATGGCGTCCGGCGCGGACTACGTGCAGGCCCAGCGGGTGCGCCGGGTGGCGCAGGACGCGCTGGCCCGGTTGTTCGAGACGGTCGACGTGATCGCCGCGCCGACGGCCGCGGTCGGCGCCCCGACCTTCGACAGCATCACCACACCCGGCGGGGGAGTCGACGTGAGCGAGCTGTTCTCGCTGATCTTCACGCCGTACTGGGACAGCGTCGGCAACCCGGTGCTGGCCGTGCCGATGGGTTTCACCGCGGACGGGATGCCGTTGTCCCTGCAGCTGGCCGGTCCCGCCTTCGGCGAAGCGGCGATCCTGCGCGCGGGCGACGCGTTCCAGCAGAGCACCGACTGGCACCTGCGGGTGCCGCGGCCGGCCGGCGTGGCCGCCGCCTGA
- a CDS encoding GntR family transcriptional regulator, whose product MRSAAQRGHEVRRLRDMLRAAVQGGRYPDGQLPGEAELMAAHRASRATVREALSLLRAEGLIERVQGIGTHAVVRPADERLVEAHGVIRPDQHSLLNRRTRPRLLDRSEIAAPAVVADRLGVLAGTPCLRLEYVALHQEEPVWLATNYALFPEAARLRDCPFVTDWYALMADAGVEFGQSEFIIGAEPADPLVAAVLGIAPGAPVLVTEQTIADPAGRLFDLAFIHTRADRFRFVSRGTRVPGREA is encoded by the coding sequence ATGAGGAGTGCGGCACAGCGGGGTCACGAGGTGCGCCGGTTGCGGGACATGCTCCGCGCGGCCGTCCAGGGTGGCCGCTACCCCGACGGGCAGCTGCCTGGCGAGGCCGAGCTGATGGCGGCGCACCGCGCGTCCCGCGCCACCGTCCGGGAAGCGCTTTCCCTGCTGCGCGCGGAGGGGCTGATCGAGCGCGTCCAGGGCATCGGCACGCACGCAGTCGTCCGGCCCGCCGACGAGCGGCTCGTCGAAGCCCACGGCGTGATCCGCCCGGACCAGCACAGCCTGCTCAACCGCCGCACCCGGCCCCGGCTGCTCGACCGCTCCGAGATCGCCGCGCCCGCCGTGGTCGCCGACCGGCTCGGCGTGCTTGCCGGGACCCCGTGCCTGCGCCTGGAGTACGTCGCACTGCACCAGGAGGAGCCGGTCTGGCTCGCCACCAACTACGCCCTCTTCCCGGAGGCCGCGCGGTTGCGGGACTGCCCGTTCGTCACCGACTGGTACGCGCTCATGGCCGACGCCGGTGTCGAGTTCGGACAGTCCGAGTTCATCATCGGCGCCGAGCCCGCCGACCCGCTCGTCGCCGCCGTGCTCGGCATCGCGCCCGGCGCGCCCGTCCTGGTCACCGAGCAGACCATCGCCGACCCCGCCGGGCGCCTGTTCGACCTGGCCTTCATCCACACCCGCGCCGACCGGTTCCGGTTCGTCTCGCGCGGCACCCGAGTCCCCGGGAGGGAAGCATGA
- a CDS encoding cysteine hydrolase family protein, whose protein sequence is MSTALLVVDVQNGFCHPDGSLPRLGRELDGAAAAVANTAAAVARAREAGVPVVFTRHVYRPGRVDEGPRLAELSGGLAELHGLEVGTWDADVVDELGCTAADLVVDKARFDAFLWTSLDPLLQGLGVTGLVVCGVVTNICVESTVRAAFMRDYRVTLLEDCCAAMTRRQHEIGVEIMRDIGFAAIASIGGGFTFGALPEAA, encoded by the coding sequence ATGAGCACCGCACTGCTGGTGGTGGATGTGCAGAACGGGTTCTGCCACCCGGACGGCTCGCTGCCGCGGCTGGGCCGGGAACTGGACGGCGCGGCGGCGGCGGTGGCGAACACCGCGGCCGCGGTGGCGCGGGCCAGGGAGGCGGGCGTGCCGGTGGTCTTCACCCGGCACGTCTACCGGCCCGGTCGCGTGGACGAGGGTCCCCGGCTGGCCGAGCTGTCCGGCGGGCTGGCCGAGCTGCACGGCCTGGAGGTGGGCACCTGGGACGCGGACGTGGTCGACGAACTCGGCTGCACGGCCGCGGACCTGGTGGTCGACAAGGCCCGGTTCGACGCGTTCCTGTGGACCTCGCTGGATCCGCTGCTCCAGGGGCTCGGCGTGACCGGACTGGTGGTCTGCGGCGTGGTGACCAACATCTGCGTCGAGTCCACCGTGCGCGCGGCCTTCATGCGGGACTACCGCGTCACGCTGCTCGAGGACTGCTGCGCGGCGATGACCCGGCGGCAGCACGAGATCGGCGTCGAGATCATGCGCGACATCGGGTTCGCCGCGATCGCCTCGATCGGCGGCGGCTTCACCTTCGGTGCTCTCCCGGAGGCCGCGTGA